The sequence AAGACCCCTGTTAGGACAGGTCTAATTTCTTCTGTGGCTATGGAGATCACAGTTTGCTTTATCATGCTTTTAAAAATATTTTCACTTATACTTATGCTCTTTTGATCAGGTATTTTTGGAAATTCAGGAAATTCGCTACTGTTTTGACCTGTAAGTTGGATATTTACTGACCCTGATTTAATAAATACGACCTTTTCATCATTTATTGTTAAATTAAGTTCACCTTTAGGAAGTTTCCTAACTATATCACCAAATATTTTAGCCTGAAGTATAATTTCACCATCATTGATACCTTTTACATCTAATTTATATTCTATTGCTACCTCAAGGTCCGTTGCTTTTATGGTAAGTTCGTCTCCCTTTAGTACTAATAAAACACCTGAAAGTATAGGAATAGTTGACTTTGATGAAATTCCCCTTTGAGTAACAGATAGTGCTGTAAGTAAATCTTCTTGGGAACATAAAAATTCCATGAATATTTCCCCCTTATATTTAATAAATATATATATTAATTAATAGTCATAGTAATAAGGCCTGTTAGTAATGTTTATAAGTGCATAACGACCATATAAATAATGTCTTAAAGGTCTTTGATAAAGTTGTGGATAATAGGGAAAATTATTCACAATTATCCACATGTGGATTATTTATTGATCTTCTTAACAATATTTTGAAGTTCTAGTGCATAATTTTTATTAGCTTCCAAGTCATTTTTTACTTTATCGTGTGCATGAAGGACAGTAGTATGATCTCTACCACCAAAACTCTCACCTATTTTAGGTAAGGAATGGTCCGTAAGTTCTCTACAAAGATACATGGCAATTTGTCTAGGATGTGCTACAGCCCTAGTCCTTTTTTTAGCCTTGAAATCTTCTATTTTCAGACCGAAATGATCAGCAACCACTTCTTGAACCTTTTCAATGGTAATTACGTCTGGTTTATTATCAGGTAGAATATCCTTCAATGCTTGTTGTGCTACCTCAGGAGAAATTTCTTGTCCTGTCATTGAGCTATAAGCCATAACTCTTGTTAATGCTCCTTCTAACTCACGTATGTTTGTCGCCACTTTATTAGCTATAAACATAAAAACTGAATTGGGAATATCTAAATTTTCCAAGTCCGCTTTTTTTCGAAGGATTGCCTCCCTGGTTTCTAAATCAGGTGATTGTATATCAGTGATAAGACCCCACTCAAACCTAGATCTTAACCTATCTTCTAAGGTTGGTATCTCTTTTGGTGGTCTATCACTTGAGATTATTATTTGTTTATTATTCTCGTGCAATGTATTAAATGTATGAAAAAATTCTTCTTGAGTTTGTTCTTTACCTGCCAAAAACTGAATATCATCTATAAGTAAAACATCAACGGTTCTATACTTATTTCTAAATTCTACTGTTTTATTGTCCCTGATTGCATTAATAAACTCATTTGTGAACTTTTCCGTTGAAATATAGACAACCCTACCATCGCTATTTTGTTCAAGTACATAGTGGCCTATGGCGTTCATTAAGTGGGTTTTGCCTAAACCAACCCCTCCATAGATAAATAAAGGATTATATGCTTTAGCAGGTGCTTCAGCTACAGCCAAAGATGCAGCATGGGCGAACCTATTACTATTACCAATTACAAAAGTTTCAAATGTATACTTAGGGTTTAGTGGTGCAGTTACTAAATCATCCATATTTCTATCAGTGGCAGTAAATTTCTTTTTAGGTTGCTTAACACTTATGGACTTATCTTGAGGTACAACAAAATTAACCTCATATTCTTCGGCAGTAATTTGTTTTAATATGTCCTTAATAAGGCCAGAATACCTATTTTCTAACCATTCTTTAGTAAAATCATTTGGAACACCAACTATAATAGTTGACTCATACATTGTAATAGGCGTAGTACCTTGTAGCCAGGTTTCAAAACTAGGCTTACTTAACTTAGTTTCCATATTTTTTAAAACCTCTGCCCATAAATTATTCAAGAACGAACTCATAATACAACCTCCTAAAGCAGATCCTATAAATTTTTTATAATATATGTGGAAAAATCAATGTGGATAAGAGAAAAAAATATAATTATCCACATTCTATTGGGAATAAAAGAATAACCAACTGTTAACTGTGAATAATTATATAAGAGATATTAACAAGTATTGAATTAATATCCACAATGAGATTAGATAAAAGAAGTAATAAAAACAAAAGCTTATGTTATTTTTCCACAGTATCAACATATGAAATAAAATAACAGTTATCCACATAGTTATACACAAGCTGTTGATAAGTCTTTCTGTGGATAAACTAGAGTAACATAAACAGTTTATCAAATTAATCCACA comes from Alkalicella caledoniensis and encodes:
- the dnaA gene encoding chromosomal replication initiator protein DnaA — its product is MSSFLNNLWAEVLKNMETKLSKPSFETWLQGTTPITMYESTIIVGVPNDFTKEWLENRYSGLIKDILKQITAEEYEVNFVVPQDKSISVKQPKKKFTATDRNMDDLVTAPLNPKYTFETFVIGNSNRFAHAASLAVAEAPAKAYNPLFIYGGVGLGKTHLMNAIGHYVLEQNSDGRVVYISTEKFTNEFINAIRDNKTVEFRNKYRTVDVLLIDDIQFLAGKEQTQEEFFHTFNTLHENNKQIIISSDRPPKEIPTLEDRLRSRFEWGLITDIQSPDLETREAILRKKADLENLDIPNSVFMFIANKVATNIRELEGALTRVMAYSSMTGQEISPEVAQQALKDILPDNKPDVITIEKVQEVVADHFGLKIEDFKAKKRTRAVAHPRQIAMYLCRELTDHSLPKIGESFGGRDHTTVLHAHDKVKNDLEANKNYALELQNIVKKINK